Proteins found in one Campylobacter canadensis genomic segment:
- a CDS encoding type II secretion system protein, which translates to MKKGFTMIELIFVIVILGILAAVAIPKINATRDDAEKVKSAQNIVTLIGDLGSYYTAQGEFATKTGGTDIDFAKMTNVAFSSTAKDTAKLKIGKDDNCLTIKVDSASGKVTFTGKASASKACTETLKLSTVKAALGGNDIIGKDYIIDFAATSVNLNF; encoded by the coding sequence ATGAAAAAAGGTTTTACAATGATTGAACTAATCTTTGTTATTGTTATTTTAGGTATATTAGCTGCTGTGGCTATTCCTAAGATTAATGCTACTAGAGATGATGCGGAGAAGGTTAAGTCAGCTCAAAATATTGTTACTTTAATTGGGGATTTAGGGTCTTATTATACGGCTCAGGGGGAATTTGCTACTAAGACTGGTGGTACTGATATTGATTTTGCAAAAATGACTAATGTGGCTTTTAGTAGCACCGCTAAAGATACTGCAAAATTAAAAATCGGTAAAGATGATAATTGTTTAACAATTAAGGTTGATTCTGCAAGTGGTAAAGTTACTTTTACAGGTAAAGCTTCTGCAAGTAAAGCATGCACTGAAACTTTAAAATTATCAACAGTAAAAGCAGCATTGGGCGGGAACGATATTATAGGTAAAGATTATATTATTGATTTTGCTGCAACTAGTGTAAATTTAAACTTCTAA
- a CDS encoding type II secretion system protein, giving the protein MKKGFTMIELIFVIVILGILAAVAIPKINATRDDAEKVKSAQNIVTLIGDLGSYYTAQGKFATKTGGTDIDFAKMTNVAFSSTAKDTAKLKIGKDDNCLTIKVDSANGKVTFTGKTTSPSKACEETLKLSTVKAAFGNKDLTDSSANTHTIDYSASGVKLDF; this is encoded by the coding sequence ATGAAAAAAGGTTTTACAATGATTGAACTAATCTTTGTTATTGTTATTTTAGGTATATTAGCTGCTGTGGCTATTCCTAAGATTAATGCTACTAGAGATGATGCGGAGAAGGTTAAGTCAGCTCAAAATATTGTTACTTTAATTGGGGATTTAGGGTCTTATTATACGGCTCAGGGGAAATTTGCTACTAAGACTGGTGGTACTGATATTGATTTTGCAAAAATGACTAATGTGGCTTTTAGTAGCACCGCTAAAGATACTGCAAAATTAAAAATCGGTAAAGATGATAATTGTTTAACAATTAAGGTTGATTCTGCAAATGGTAAAGTTACTTTTACAGGAAAAACAACTTCACCTAGTAAAGCTTGTGAAGAAACTTTAAAATTATCAACAGTAAAAGCAGCTTTTGGTAATAAAGATTTAACAGATAGTAGCGCAAATACTCACACAATCGACTATTCAGCTTCAGGTGTTAAATTAGATTTCTAA
- a CDS encoding type II secretion system protein, whose amino-acid sequence MKKGFTMIELIFVIVILGILAAVAIPKINATRDDAEKVKSAQNIVTLIGDLGSYYTAQGEFNADITKMTNVAFSSTAKDTAKLKIGKDDNCLTIKVDSASGKVTFTGKASASKACTETLKLSTVKAAFGNKDLTDSSANTHTIDYSASGVKLDF is encoded by the coding sequence ATGAAAAAAGGTTTTACAATGATTGAACTAATCTTTGTTATTGTTATTTTAGGTATATTAGCTGCTGTGGCTATTCCTAAGATTAATGCTACTAGAGATGATGCGGAGAAGGTTAAGTCAGCTCAAAATATTGTTACTTTAATTGGGGATTTAGGGTCTTATTATACGGCTCAGGGGGAATTTAATGCAGATATTACAAAAATGACTAATGTGGCTTTTAGTAGCACCGCTAAAGATACTGCAAAATTAAAAATCGGTAAAGATGATAATTGTTTAACAATTAAGGTTGATTCTGCAAGTGGTAAAGTTACTTTTACAGGTAAAGCTTCTGCAAGTAAAGCATGCACTGAAACTTTAAAATTATCAACAGTAAAAGCAGCTTTTGGTAATAAAGATTTAACAGATAGTAGCGCAAATACTCACACAATCGACTATTCAGCTTCAGGTGTTAAATTAGATTTCTAA
- a CDS encoding type II secretion system protein, with protein MKKGFTMIELIFVIVILGILAAVAIPKINATRDDAEKVKSAQNIVTLIGDLGSYYTAQGSFTGKKIQELTNVALGGTDTEGTMKIGKDDNCLTIKVDSANGKVTFTGKASASKACTETLQLETVKAALGGNDIIGKDYIIDFAATSVNLNF; from the coding sequence ATGAAAAAAGGTTTTACAATGATTGAACTAATCTTTGTTATTGTTATTTTAGGTATATTAGCTGCTGTGGCTATTCCTAAGATTAATGCTACTAGAGATGATGCGGAGAAGGTTAAGTCAGCTCAAAATATTGTTACTTTAATTGGGGATTTAGGGTCTTATTATACGGCTCAGGGGAGTTTTACAGGAAAAAAAATACAAGAATTAACAAATGTTGCTTTAGGTGGTACTGATACAGAAGGAACTATGAAAATCGGTAAAGATGATAATTGTTTAACAATTAAGGTTGATTCTGCAAATGGTAAAGTTACTTTTACAGGTAAAGCTTCTGCAAGTAAAGCATGCACTGAAACTTTACAGTTAGAGACAGTTAAAGCAGCATTGGGCGGGAACGATATTATAGGTAAAGATTATATTATTGATTTTGCTGCAACTAGTGTAAATTTAAACTTCTAA
- a CDS encoding type II secretion system protein, producing the protein MKKGFTMIELIFVIVILGILAAVAIPKINATRDDAEKVKSAQNIVTLIGDLGSYYTAQGKFATKTGGTDIDFAKMTNVAFSSTAKDTAKLKIGKDDNCLTIKVDSANGKVTFTGKTTSPSKACEETLKLSTVKAAFGNKDLTDSGANTHTIDYSASGVKLDF; encoded by the coding sequence ATGAAAAAAGGTTTTACAATGATTGAACTAATCTTTGTTATTGTTATTTTAGGTATATTAGCTGCTGTGGCTATTCCTAAGATTAATGCTACTAGAGATGATGCGGAGAAGGTTAAGTCAGCTCAAAATATTGTTACTTTAATTGGGGATTTAGGGTCTTATTATACGGCTCAGGGGAAATTTGCTACTAAGACTGGTGGTACTGATATTGATTTTGCAAAAATGACTAATGTGGCTTTTAGTAGCACCGCTAAAGATACTGCAAAATTAAAAATCGGTAAAGATGATAATTGTTTAACAATTAAGGTTGATTCTGCAAATGGTAAAGTTACTTTTACAGGAAAAACAACTTCACCTAGTAAAGCTTGTGAAGAAACTTTAAAATTATCAACAGTAAAAGCAGCTTTTGGTAATAAAGATTTAACAGATAGTGGCGCAAATACTCACACAATCGACTATTCAGCTTCAGGTGTTAAATTAGATTTCTAA
- a CDS encoding type II secretion system protein, with protein sequence MKKGFTMIELIFVIVILGILAAVAIPKINATRDDAEKVKSAQNIVTLIGDLGSYYTAQGEFASAKKLNELTNVALNTVTGLTGQLKIGSDSDCLKIKVDSANGKVTFTGKASASKACTETLQLETVKAAFGGKDLVTETDHKAEIDYAASSVNFNF encoded by the coding sequence ATGAAAAAAGGTTTTACAATGATTGAACTAATCTTTGTTATTGTTATTTTAGGTATATTAGCTGCTGTGGCTATTCCTAAGATTAATGCTACTAGAGATGATGCGGAGAAGGTTAAGTCAGCTCAAAATATTGTTACTTTAATTGGGGATTTAGGGTCTTATTATACGGCTCAGGGGGAATTTGCATCAGCTAAAAAATTAAATGAGTTAACAAATGTGGCTTTAAATACTGTAACTGGTTTAACAGGTCAATTAAAGATTGGCTCAGATAGTGATTGTTTAAAGATTAAGGTTGATTCTGCAAATGGTAAAGTTACTTTTACAGGTAAAGCTTCTGCAAGTAAAGCATGCACTGAAACTTTACAGTTAGAGACAGTTAAAGCAGCTTTTGGAGGGAAAGATTTAGTTACCGAAACAGATCATAAAGCTGAAATTGATTATGCTGCTTCAAGCGTAAATTTTAATTTTTAA
- a CDS encoding site-specific integrase, with protein sequence MFLNYFLNIFKKIKKLFFAIAKPSKIAKHSKLSQLCKLNTKLSHIKQTTKSTRFFLHKTLFSYLEDKAISTYTNLDFYSLLNSLLNKGLKQSSIKQIISYASSAFNLAIDLNIISQNPTTKTIKKLKPSIQNNKKTFKLSQIKSLLLTSASELQTFLYFAFFTGARAGEILALTNSSINYKQNYILITLNKTRYGISTPKNNQSRKIYMPELLKEHLQKIKFKSFTQSYHSIYYSFKKLLKKHNIKQKSLHSTRHTYASLLTNKNVNLPLIAKLLGHKDISMLSKVYSHNIYSRAEQQKLKKIFNLRKF encoded by the coding sequence ATGTTTTTAAATTATTTTTTAAACATATTTAAAAAAATAAAAAAATTATTTTTTGCCATCGCAAAACCAAGCAAAATCGCTAAACACTCAAAGCTTTCACAACTTTGCAAGCTAAATACAAAGCTAAGCCATATCAAGCAAACCACCAAAAGCACAAGATTTTTTCTTCACAAAACACTTTTTAGCTATCTTGAAGATAAAGCCATCAGCACATACACAAACCTAGACTTTTACTCCCTTTTAAATTCTCTTTTAAATAAAGGCTTAAAACAAAGCAGCATAAAGCAAATCATCTCCTATGCATCAAGCGCCTTTAACCTAGCAATAGATTTAAATATAATAAGTCAAAACCCAACCACAAAAACCATAAAAAAGCTTAAACCATCAATCCAAAATAACAAAAAAACTTTTAAACTAAGCCAAATAAAATCCCTTTTACTAACTTCCGCAAGCGAACTTCAAACCTTTTTATATTTTGCATTTTTCACAGGTGCAAGAGCAGGAGAAATCCTAGCCCTAACGAATTCTAGCATTAATTACAAGCAAAATTATATTTTAATAACCCTAAATAAAACTCGCTACGGCATAAGCACTCCTAAAAATAATCAATCTCGTAAAATATATATGCCAGAGCTTTTAAAAGAGCATTTACAAAAAATAAAATTCAAATCATTCACACAAAGTTATCATTCAATTTATTATTCTTTTAAAAAGTTACTTAAAAAACATAATATTAAGCAAAAATCCCTACACTCAACAAGGCACACCTACGCAAGTTTATTGACAAATAAAAATGTAAATCTCCCCTTAATAGCAAAGTTATTAGGGCATAAAGATATATCAATGTTAAGCAAAGTTTATTCACATAATATTTATTCAAGGGCAGAACAGCAAAAGTTAAAAAAAATATTCAATTTAAGAAAATTTTAA
- a CDS encoding superoxide dismutase → MFSLRTLKYDIKDFSGFLSEETFNYHYSKHHQTYVNNLNNLIKGSEFEGKDLVSIIRGSKDGIFNNAAQVYNHDFYFDCIAPSKDVGAMSDELKAAIERDFGTCEKFKDEFIKGATGLFGSGWFWLVLNLDSKKLELVKTQNAQTPIVENKVPLLVVDVWEHAYYVDYRNARAGYLEKFYEHICWHFVSACYEWALKEGMNSVSFYANELHNNK, encoded by the coding sequence ATGTTTAGTTTAAGAACTTTAAAATACGATATTAAAGACTTTTCAGGCTTTTTAAGTGAGGAAACTTTTAATTACCACTATTCAAAACATCATCAAACTTATGTGAATAATTTAAATAATTTAATTAAAGGAAGTGAGTTTGAGGGTAAGGATTTAGTAAGCATAATTAGGGGCTCTAAAGATGGTATTTTCAATAATGCTGCGCAGGTTTATAACCACGATTTTTACTTTGATTGCATTGCACCTAGCAAAGATGTAGGGGCGATGAGCGATGAGCTAAAGGCGGCTATTGAAAGAGATTTTGGCACCTGTGAGAAGTTTAAAGATGAGTTTATAAAAGGTGCTACAGGACTTTTTGGTAGTGGGTGGTTTTGGCTTGTGCTAAACCTTGATAGTAAGAAATTAGAGCTTGTAAAAACACAAAATGCACAAACTCCAATCGTAGAAAATAAGGTGCCTTTGCTTGTGGTTGATGTGTGGGAGCATGCTTATTATGTTGATTATAGAAACGCTAGAGCTGGTTATTTAGAGAAATTTTATGAGCATATTTGTTGGCATTTTGTGTCGGCTTGTTATGAATGGGCGTTAAAAGAAGGTATGAATTCTGTTAGCTTTTATGCTAATGAGTTACATAACAATAAGTAA